Genomic DNA from Magnolia sinica isolate HGM2019 chromosome 4, MsV1, whole genome shotgun sequence:
ACAACACGAGCTACCAAGCCTGCGAATTGAAAAATGCGACGTTGGTGGCGAACCAGACGCAGGGCGGTGGGACGGGGTTTGAGTTTGTGCTGTGCGAAATCAAGGATTACTACTTTGCGTGTGGCGAGCGGAACGGGACGCATTGCAGTACTGGTCTGATGAAATTCGTTGTCAGGCCTCTCGAGCCTTGCCTGAGCTGAGGAAGTGGGCTAGGGAAGAGGCAGTGCTGCTAATTGGAATTTAAAAGTTTAGGGAAGAGCTGAGCTGTCCACCTAATGAggctcatcatatatatatatatataaaattttataattattataaataaaaagAGGTTTGGGATTTTAGTACTAGGATTGAATGAGATTGGGAGAGAATAAGATGTAATGTTAGCTTGGTTTGTTTATTGTTATATCTTGCTGATGGGATTCAAAAATTAAAGTGTTATTTTCTTGATGGGgagtaatttgatactctggtatgGCATGATGGTTGATATGTAGCCACTTAACAATCGTATATATGGCATGCATTAAGTCAAGCGGATTATGTGCTGCCTCACCTAGACGGAATCCGTCAAAGGCAGGGCTCTgttgggcccatagtgatgtgcgggtttaatcctcaccattcattcattttaaaaaaaaataaaatcatttcagAACATGAACCTAAAATTcgagcagatccaaggcttaagtgaaccacagtGAAGATTGAAtatgcccaccatcaaaatcttcttaaggaccacaaaagttttagatcaagttaacacgtgtgttttctcttcgtctgGTTCTATCTAACCTTATAAACAAGtcgaatgacaaataaatatctgTGCGGATCTTAAGAAAGTTTCGGTGGACATCATTCACTTGATTTTggttcacttgagtcttggatgtgcttcatgtttgggctcatactataaaataGTCTAGAATAAAACAAGAACAAGTGAACAATATAAATAAAACCAACatataatagtgggccccacagagcactcgCCCAGGCCAATCTCTATCCTGGTAGGGGCAAGATGCAATTCACTTtcaaaatgtccaccaatttgatGGACAGACTGTAATAATGCATAATTTTTGTTCATGAAGATCTTCAACAGATtcataaattgaaaattttaatttgcaTTACTTATACACCATGTAAGCAATTAACTCTCGGTTGGTTGCACATCATTCATCATGCTTTGCCGAGTATAAAAGTCTCTCTCTCAATTTGGTCATTTGAAATCAACTCATGATTTAACGCGAGAGCTGACTCAGTGAGTCAGGCCGAGTTTGTAAATTTTGATAAGGTGATTGTAAACGGTGTTAAGGTTCGCcatgtaacaaaaaaaaatacatggaAATTAAGGTGGACAAGTATAGTAGAGTGTGGGACCATCCAAAAGTGTAGCATGCGGGCTGCAACCGAAATTAGAACCATTCCATCTGGTGAATAGCATATAGATGGCTCACATTTCTTCTgttttatgattttgttgattggatgatcctgccTGACTTGTTAAAGCACTTTTGATCACAGAGAATGTGACCTGATTAAATTCATCTGATGATCCGATTAACGGCGGGGCCCATCTGTTGCGGAGAGGCCAAGGAGTAGTAGTCCCGTTTCCTATCAATCTAGTGCTGTACTGTTCTAAGTTAGGGGAAAGAATCTATCATCTAATTAATACAACTAGGTGTATGATAGGCGTCCAATATCGGTCGTTTGGACACTGGCTACATTCCATtaatcaatctggactgtcccaCAGACGAGATCCTAACCATCGGATCACTAGGATGCAACGGATGACGTTAAACCATCAACTTACAACATCTATATATTCCGTGAACCCCACAATCAATTACTTAAAATTCTAAAGAAACACTTGGATATTGTTAACCATAGTAGAAATGCTTATATAATGGAATGAACGGTATAGATCGATCATTGGAATGTCCAAGCGTCCAAAGCAACCAGTTACATGGTAAGCATGTGATGAGTCAAACCTTCGTATCGGTCCAATCAATTCTCGGATTTGCCTGAATCAACATACTTACGAAATATGATACGCTCGTCTAACGAAAATGTCTAGTTCTGAATTGGTAAAATGCTTTGGAATTTGGGAATCTAAATATATTTATATGAAAGCAAGATCTTGGGTAGGATTGTAATAGCTTTCTTTTTGgatatttcatttcatttttcctTGAAACAGGTATTTGTTTTTATTAAAATTGGTGTGGGCTGTCCATGAACTGGATCAACTAGAGGCTCgcccatatgattttggggcctAAATTTAGGCTGGGCCTACACGCCTTCCTTGGAGCCAAAAACGGGTTCTGATTCGGATCCGGGACCTGCATGTTTGCTTGTTTTGTTGGCTCCGCAGGTAAGAACTTTCACTTTTGTAGAAAAAGTTCTTTTATACAATGCCTGTGGGGCCAGATGGTTTGTGTTTCGAATTGAACCGTCCAACGGGACGCAATCTACAAATTAAATtacgtttatttatttattattatttttgttctaGCCATTTTTTCTTCcgatatgctatggcccacctgaggtgacAATATCTACAGGGAAGTGGATTGTGTGGTGTGACACACATCACCAACCCATGTGTGTCGacgttagagctgggcatcgagtggagtcggaccgagttagggctgactcgactcgatttgactcgATACTGAGTCtcacatgcctgactcgatccgagttcggtctggcctggactgattcGGACTGCGTTCGAACTGGTCAGAAGTACTGAGTCGGGTTCAGTTGGCACAAGTCGGATTGAGatatgagggagggagggagtggagaggagagagaggaggaggaggaggaggagggtgatggtggtgggtggttgccgggcttagaagaggaagaggaggaggtggttgccgggcttagaagaggaagaggagggagggagggagtggagaggagagagaggaggaggagtaggaggaggaggatgatggtggtgggtggttgccaggcTTGGAAGAGAAACAGgataagggagggagagagagaggttgggatcgaataggggtagggttagagagtcgggttgagtcagtttcagatcaagttgagtttaactggatcgagtttcgggttgagtcgaatcaagttactgggtaactcgaactcgactcgattcaagTTCGGATTGGGAGAAGCTTActtggttcggaccgactcacccattcggtttgggtcgagttggatcgggccgagtcaaatgagtcgagttagctggaTCAGGTTGACATGTGCCCACCTCTAATTGACGTAATCAAGTTCTATGGGCTCCATCATGCCTTCATTCGCtgggatcattttaggacttgagctaaaaaatgagataaatccaaaaatcaaatagaccacaccatagaaaacagtagagatTTAATGTCTACtattaaaaattttgtgccagtcgctaaagttttggatcaatctggtatttattttttgtaccttCCTACATGTGTGTGTGACATTTTAAACCGGTTTGATGGCATATCAACATCGTGGTGAGtacaaggaaggtttcaatggtggcaatCATTGTCCCTagtgctttctatggtgtggtccacttaagctttgaatcttactcatttttgagttaatgcattaaaataatatgggaaaatgaatgaatggtgtagatataacacataggGCCTACAGAACTTGATAACACCTTCAGTGGTGGATGGAACACCACGCAGACCGCTTTCCATCTAAACAATGTAATTATTATTAACCTCATCGACGGCCTGGGACAGGGCAGTGACCCcaaaagctatgtggaccccaccatgatctcGGTGTTTATTTTGTCTTGAAAGCGAGATAAAAATGCGGAGGCAGATCTAAACCTAAAGTGAACTACCGCACAGGAAGCAATGGTCGTGGTGAAAcgctgggaagcggattggctggtgtaccacacaccagctatatagctgcggtacgtgtcgtgcgaagacgagcacgaGCACCGAgtagtacgaacggttcaaatgatatcaaagttacatgggccccacagtgatgtatttattatatctacaccgttcatttatttttagagatcattttggagcattatccaaaaattgaatcatattcaaagatcatttggaccacaccacaaatggtaAAGAGCTAATAATTTTCACGGTCAAACAATTTGTAGGGcttatcataacatttattttccatccaatcttttcataaggttacaaagacatgaatgaagaagaaaaataaattttatattgatccaaagcttctatgaccTTAAAAAGAGGTTTTAATAGTAGACGTttgaatccccactgctttttacagtgtagtCCGCTTGATAGTTAggcctattttatttttaatcccgaGTCTTAAGGTGAACTCACCAAATGAAACCTTGTGGTTGAatgcacagaacttgctgatatcAATACATCGGCTATATAACTGGtgcgaggtacaccagccaatccacttccaaaagGCTGAAACCTTTTTACGTTCTAGAAAAATCAGTTTGactttttttaatggtaagcatacagtaatcacagttTTCTGTTGAGTGGTCCATGAgttttgatctaccttattttttcgATAATACCTAAGTaatttgataaaacccatacatcatagtggggccatagAGCTTCGACCGATACCAACCAGTACCGAATGCGGTACTAAAGGGGTCACTACCCGATTCGAATCCCTCGTGGAAAGCTCGGATCTCACACACGTATCCCGCTGTGACACGCTTACTCGTTGGAATGAGCGAACGTTCAAACTTGGAAACgtattgcgtggtgtgccacacaccatccACTCCATAGTGTACTGAGGTAaccaagttttgtggcccacacaatgtatgtgttatatccacaccgtccatccatttggcaagatcattttatattatgataacaagaaaatgagatagatgcaAAGCTTAAGTGGTCCATGCCACAGAAAGCAGTAGGGTAAtgattccactgttgaaaccttcccagggcccaccataatatttatttgtcatccacgcTGTTAATGAGGTTAAAATGACCGGGATGGAcgagggttaaaaaaaaaaaaaaacaaatatcagattgacgGAAGACTTCTGTGCTCCCCAGtaaactttcaatggtagacttcaatCCCTACTGGTTTTtcgtggtgtggtttacttgagcttttgagctttggatctgcctaatttttgtaaaatggataaacggtgggggatataacatatacatcagggtgggtccgacagaacttggtgacgtcagcgCACCacggaggtcggtggtgtgtcgCACACCGCCCGCGAGTCCGGAACTCAGGATGCGTGTCTGCAACAGGGGTTAGACTCGGTAGCCGCACTACCACCCCAATTACCCACACCGGAGAGACGAGCAGGAgcggtggagagagagagagagagagagagagagagagagagagagagagagagagacggggaaGGGATGAGCGTCTTCGGCGGGGATAGCTGGGCAAGGGAGGCGCAACACAGAAAGAGGAGAGTAGATGATCTTATGGTGCCCCTGCATGACACCAAAGATTCTTCTCCTCCTTCATACAAGAAGCTATCCAATGGCAAGTACGCGTGCCTTGTCTGCCCTAGCAATCCTATTCTCGATTCCCCTCTCATGCTCTCCGTACGTATTTATAAAACCCTAACCCCCGTCTCTGTCGCTGTATATATGTGAATTCTttagattgatctgaactgtcatGTTTCTCATTGCTAACACATAGAATCTATGATCTTGTAATCATGCATCATTGATGATCTCGACCTTTGAATCTTGTAATGAAAATGAGTCATTAAATATTCATCTGCAGATTCAATCACCCGTTCAACAAATATTTCTCTATGATAGAATCCAGAAAATCGACGGTAAACCCAACATGCAATTTGATTATTCCTGTCGTATTATAGATTGATATACGATAAGTTAATTCAGTGGTGAAGATAATGCAATTTGGTATTTCCAGTTTTGTAGGTTAATTATAGCAATTTAGTTTGATAGGGCACCAAAAACTCTAAATTCAGAACCACATTACCCAGCAATCTATTTGCACTAAGGGGCCATTTGGTAGCAAGAAACTTACAGCAGTTAGGGAAGAAGTTGGGCATTTGTCGAGAGATCCTGGCTAGGATCCTGAGAAAATCTGGGACAATGTCTTTTTTAGAGTTAGTTGGGTCCTCCCTCATTGTCTCTACAAGGAGTTGATGTAGGAGATGCCATAGATGCATTCTTTGTACGTCTGGATCAAAAGAAGCCCAGACGAAAGCGGAAGTAGTCCGTCAGAGCCAAGCCTAGTCCTGTGTAGGGCATGACGTAACTGGGCCCTAGGCACTTCTGGTTGGAAGAAATTCATTCTGAATAGAGAGAAATTGCTGTGCGAAGTTTGGACTGTAAATCAACCATAAATTTTGAATCGGGCATCATCGTGAAAGGCATGACCTATCGATCTTTATGTAGCAGGCCATCCGGGGTTGACCAACCACGTGGCGGGGGTGCGTCCATCCGTTTCGCGAGAAAATGCACCCTTTCGGTTCAAAATTAcacttttaggaaaaaaaaaactattttaagTAATGTCTATTTTTGTTGTATCTCCTTATTTATAGAGTTTTAGGTATATATGCCTGTTTAAAAAAttcttgtaatcatgctaggaatcCTTCAATAAGTTTAATTTAGATTGGCAAAATTTTCTATTTTGGTCATTTTCTATTCTACTTGAATTAGGACTTCTATTAGGGTTTTGGGTCTTCCATATAGTTATGTAATCGAGCATTTCAAATTATTATTCTTAATTATTCAATAAAACAATTTCGAAAATTCTCTTTTACCTTGTGGATCAACAactaccttgtggattcaaggttttgtctacttgaggaagacggtgatctttCTTATTATTGTTTCAGACTCTTCCCCTGCGTTAGAAGTAGGTTCaaccttctctccctctctctttctcccccttTGTTTGCTCATATGTGGTGGGCCAGTGGCATCCAATCCATCAATGACTTTCAAATTGTGATTTTAGGTCCTAAGATgaaatatcatcctgattcaTAGCTTGGGTGTGTCACACGACGGGCAACAATGGTGATGGAGATACATCAAACATTGTGTGTGGGGCCAATAAGATTGTCTAAATATTGAATCCAACCTGTTAATCAAGTTCCTCCAACCTGGAAGAAGTGACATACTAAATATTTAGATGATtgaaaactcatgtgggtcacaaCATGATTTTAAGAGGTTTACTTgtgattttacattttttttcccccttgttgtgtggcccaactgagatttttattgagttgattttttgttATTTGTATAGTGTATATGAGGGGAGAAGcttgatggatagagtggatttcacttTGATAgcctaatgggccccacagagctccggTTGTTTTGAAGGAGCAATAGGACCAAAATGAGCTTCAAAAAACAACAAAGAGTCTTGTTCTTGCCACACCAGACAAGTTTCAACAAACAACAAATAGCCTGACTAGGATAACATTGGCCTGGTTAGACAAGACCACTACAGGCCCGCCCCTAGATAGGCTATTTGGGTGTGAACTTTTGCTGATACCGAATGGGCCCTAaggtttagggcttgtttgggtgccacttaaaaaatgagttaatctcattttagttaatcataattttGTATTAAagatcatatttctttttggtaaggattaataataatattgataaccaacaatcatcatctctaatacataatcatgatcaactaaaatgagatgaaatcatttttaagtggtAACCAAATAGACCCTTAATATATGAAGGCCTACTTGGATGTATGTCAATTCTGAATTTTAATTGTTTCTTCGGCAAACCAATCTGCTGCCTGCTTGGGGCATATTGGAAAAAGGAAACCACATTTCATCAGTTTAGCTGGTTTTTGTCTCTCATTCCTTCCAATCCAAAATTTCAAGTGCATTCTTGTCTTACTTGCTCATTGTGTAGATTGGATTACTAATTATCATTATATCTATAAAAGAAAGGCTATTGTTAGAACCCACATCTTTTGCTAAGTGTTTTCTCTGTGTTTGTACTTCGTAGATTGTATGcttgttgtttctttctttcaatAAGCTCTTTGACAGTAGTTTAGGATGCATTAAAATGTAACCCGAATCATGATTGGTGCAGATTTTTGTTAGAAGGGATAGTTATCTCTTCTAATATGCATTTGGGGTGGCAGTAAACAGATTCTCATTGTTGTGGGGCTGTAATTTTTCccccccttttctctctccaaaTCAATATCCATTGTGTTTCAGGTACTATCTGAAATGTAAAGGGCATAAATTTGAATGGAAAGGCATCCTGCTTGCATTGAATTTCTAGGGACAGCCAAACATGCTCTTATATACATCACTCATGATCATGTAATACAACTATCTGGCAGTTGGTTGGTTAATGGTGAATGGTCAGTAGTGAAGTAGAGTGAGTTGAGGAATATCTAAAGAGTAGAAGAATTTTAGTCAATTTCTGCTGGGAGTGGAATTTTCTCTCGCTTTTGCTTGACTGAGTGTGACCGTAATTTCACAGATGCATATCAAGGGTTCACGTCACATGGCTGCTGAATCCAGACTCAAGGAGAGGGAATTATGGAAACAGGAAGAGATAAAGAAGAGAATAGCCTTGTCGGGTGATTCTGCTGGTGCCACGAGTTCAAGTCCATCCAACAAACAATTCCAGTTATCCAGCAAGCCGTTGATTGAACGGACACGGAAGGCAGCTTTTGAGGCACTACATAACCAAATGCCTGAACCAAATGCTGCAAATGGTTGCCATGATGTGAAATTCAGGGGAAATGCTTCTTACTTTGATTTGAATTGCCAATCTGCTTCTGAAAGGGGAATGGAGCCATCACCAAGTGTGACACCTGGGCCTTGTCATCTTGATGAGAGAAGTAGCAAATGTGAAAAGAGGGCAGATGGAGAGATGCTTGTGGAGCAGCAAGCACGTCAAGAGAGAGAACTGAAGTTCACATCTGCTGGTTGGAAGCGCAATTGCCATGGAAGGTGGTTTAGAGATGAAAATGTGAGTGTTTTTCTTTGAAATTTCTCTTCTAAAATTTTGCTAGTCATGCCAGAGGTTTGCATATTAAGCTGTTATAAGTTGCTTTAGGCTATATCCAAGTATCTTCTCACAAAATTTTGCTAAACAAGTGCCCACCTCTCTGTTTGCACCTCCACAAATGGCCAGATGTGAGGATATCCGAGCAGTGTTccgggtggaccccactgtgtaATTTATGTTGCCTGAAAATCAATCTGGGtaagtcatcaggtgggccacatgtatatgttTAGTGTGTATTGTTggattcctttttttctttttttgggatgCCCATTACTTTTCTACATATGTCACCAGCTGGATCTTTTGGCCAGGTctaggacccacctgatatacTGCTCAGATGTCTGCCACACATGCCACATGCCATGTGTAGAGGTGCATCATGCATGTGGTCTATAGATGTATTTACTGCCCCATATCCCCCATGCTCACTCATACATTCGGTAAAAGAAATGCTAAGATGCTAATTTGGCTAATAGTTTAGGgggcatttggttgcaccaaacatcatgaaatttcatgatatatggTGAATAATCTGTctgatttggtgcaaaatatcatgaatcaTGATATATTGGTGCAACGAAACGCACCCTTAACCTCTGGTGTTGATTGAGAGAATGTGGAGCTGTGGCCAGAATTAAAAGAGCACTGCTTCTAGCTTGTGGGATGCACATTGAGCACCGAGGGTTCTGGGGCACAGTATCTTCAGCCATTCCAAGGTGTTTATTGACAATCTATCTTGCGTTTCACATGTGAATTTTCAAATGCCTATTTTGAAATGTGTGTTGAGATTCCCTCCCACCACTCTGGATGCTGGGAGATCTGTGCACCAACTCTTGGTGCACACTGTACCCACacaatattttctcaaaataaagtAGAATTTACTTTTGGGAACTCATGTGTGCCTAGGGTTCATGGATGCTCTTAGCATGCCCATGTGCTTTTAGACAGTCATCAGTTGTCATTTATCAGGATCGTTCATTAGGTTTGCCCTACTTTCATGGGCCTCCACAGCAGCTCATATTGATCGCCGGATGCTTGATTTTCCAAACATTGGTCTCCTTTTCTATAAACATCAGTTTATGGCATTGATCATATGGAGAAGTTCCTCTCATTGGCCTGAACTTTTATGGCGGCCCGTTAAAAGTGGGAGAACCTAATGAACCATCCAGACCGATGATTTGACCATCCACATTTATGAAAACATGATGTCGGCCCTTATTTAAAAGAAGTCCAAGGATGGTAGGAATTACAAGGTTATGAAGTCGGAAAGTAATCCGAGTAAAAGATCTCTTATATGTTAGGCTCATTATCTGTTATGCAGGTTGAGTTTGACTCAGACGAGGAGGACCCAAATATCTCTCTCACTTAAAGGTGTATGTATGTTGGACTTGAGACCATCTCATAAATTAGATTAATATAAGAAGGAGAAATGCTCCCGTGCTTTCAAAGTACTGTCAGTTATAGGGCTCTTAGTTGCATTTCAATACCAGCAAGCCGCCAgctgtcaaagctctgtgggccccaccatgatgtatgtgtttaatcccaTCCACTAATTTTGACACATCTCATTGTAGGGCATAAGCtaaaatatgaggtagatctaaagtacattcaagtggaccacactatgagaaacagtgggcattgaacgtttattgttgaaattttcttggggccatagaagttttcgatgaagctggtatttgtgttttaccttcattcaggtctgtgtgacgttatgaacagctagtatgacaaataagcatcaccatggctttaagaaggtttcagcagtgggcgtcattatccccatcgtttcatatggtgtggctcatttgagctttggatctgacttatttttgggctcatgccttaaaatgagttacaAAATGGAttaacgacatggataaaacatatatattatcgTGGAGCCCACATATCTTTATCACCAGATCTTTATCACCAGTTAGGTGGCTGGGGTTGGCAGACATGGTTTGGCTATTGAGTCCGGCGAGCCCGAAAaacaggtagatctaaagctcatgtGAACTGGGTTTTgctggtgacccaacaccagccagatgtgggccctactatgatatatgtgttttatcatgctgTCCATGCACTTTGCCAGCTCATTCTACAACATTAGcctgaaattgaagcatatctaaagctttagcgggccataccatggaaAATAGTGGATATTGGATGCTTACTGTTGCAAAATTCTTAGTGGCCATGGGAGCTTTGCATCAagcctatatttgtgtttttccttcatctaggtccgtgtgacgttatgaacagcctcgatgacaaataaacatcagtgttgaaaataaacatcagtgtagatccccactgttttatgtggtgtggtttactcttcaattttgatctcatgccataaaatgagtgggaaaaatggatgaattggtGTGTAcagtacacatacatcatggtggggccacagaactttgacaccagctagctggctggtgttggggtcacctgCCAAACCGCGTCCAACTCGTGCGAGCCAGACAACCGAAACATAAGTCACCATTTGAAAACTACTTAGGCCCACTGAACTTGTGGAGCCAGACTACTTTTGACTCTGCTTCGGTAGTGATCACTCCAGTATGGACCTCGGTACTGGTTGGTGCTGGAAA
This window encodes:
- the LOC131242430 gene encoding uncharacterized protein LOC131242430 isoform X1; the encoded protein is MSVFGGDSWAREAQHRKRRVDDLMVPLHDTKDSSPPSYKKLSNGKYACLVCPSNPILDSPLMLSMHIKGSRHMAAESRLKERELWKQEEIKKRIALSGDSAGATSSSPSNKQFQLSSKPLIERTRKAAFEALHNQMPEPNAANGCHDVKFRGNASYFDLNCQSASERGMEPSPSVTPGPCHLDERSSKCEKRADGEMLVEQQARQERELKFTSAGWKRNCHGRWFRDENVEFDSDEEDPNISLT
- the LOC131242430 gene encoding uncharacterized protein LOC131242430 isoform X2 — translated: MERHPACIEFLGTAKHALIYITHDHMHIKGSRHMAAESRLKERELWKQEEIKKRIALSGDSAGATSSSPSNKQFQLSSKPLIERTRKAAFEALHNQMPEPNAANGCHDVKFRGNASYFDLNCQSASERGMEPSPSVTPGPCHLDERSSKCEKRADGEMLVEQQARQERELKFTSAGWKRNCHGRWFRDENVEFDSDEEDPNISLT